In one window of Corallococcus macrosporus DNA:
- a CDS encoding zinc-dependent metalloprotease — MFKRAVVLVVGCGALLSGCGTDLEQEQQEIVSNLMEAGFQAGDIQVSGETVSVGGDARVSLESSREMLQPGEGSAEQYRTTNLVSTSLVRKICINPTSTFASLSRLSQGLDLAIQNYNALGLCFTMVRGPATGCGATIVATTAAGTVYNSGFPSGGKPYGTITIGTGWNTAPLDTVEHIVTHELGHALGMRHSDYYSQVISCGTGVNEGTAGVGAILIPGTPATSYVNGSIFNACLPPNPTGEFTSTDITALTYLYRC, encoded by the coding sequence AGCAGGAGCAGCAGGAGATCGTCTCCAACCTGATGGAGGCGGGGTTCCAGGCGGGCGACATCCAGGTCTCCGGCGAGACCGTCTCCGTGGGCGGCGACGCCCGGGTGAGCCTGGAGTCCTCCCGCGAGATGCTCCAGCCCGGTGAGGGCAGCGCGGAGCAGTACCGGACGACCAACCTGGTCAGCACGTCCCTCGTGCGGAAGATCTGCATCAACCCCACGTCCACGTTCGCCAGCCTCAGCCGCCTGAGCCAGGGCCTGGACCTGGCCATCCAGAACTACAACGCGCTGGGGCTGTGCTTCACCATGGTGCGCGGCCCGGCCACCGGCTGCGGCGCGACCATCGTCGCGACGACCGCGGCGGGCACCGTCTACAACTCGGGCTTCCCCTCGGGTGGCAAGCCCTACGGGACCATCACCATCGGCACGGGGTGGAACACCGCGCCGCTCGACACGGTCGAGCACATCGTCACGCACGAGCTGGGACACGCGCTGGGCATGCGCCACTCGGACTACTACTCCCAGGTCATCAGCTGTGGCACGGGCGTCAACGAGGGCACGGCGGGCGTGGGGGCCATCCTCATCCCCGGCACGCCCGCCACGTCCTACGTGAACGGGTCCATCTTCAACGCCTGCCTTCCGCCGAACCCGACCGGCGAGTTCACCAGCACGGACATCACCGCGCTGACGTACCTCTACCGCTGCTGA